A DNA window from Drosophila pseudoobscura strain MV-25-SWS-2005 chromosome 2, UCI_Dpse_MV25, whole genome shotgun sequence contains the following coding sequences:
- the LOC4801094 gene encoding seminase, producing the protein MFALVWLSLLILAGASEDEDPSPKIQPRIFNGKETGSGTLGGFGVQLFYLKKLICSGTILSTRHILTAAHCFDVGNPQWFHVVAGYTNQYEGHTKTSIKNVLIKIKIHPEYQKVKFIADLAVGKTLLPLKSNRIGYAKVCNSQLYPREFVTVAGFGIDGRSGLGVRNRLHTMRVPIVDRMACERSIGRTLPPNVICAGGYDHRTLCDGDSGGPLLLMEEVCGISSWTYQCGESDKPDVYMSVKFYAQFIKETMQQLGY; encoded by the coding sequence ATGTTTGCACTGGTTTGGCTGAGTCTACTTATCCTTGCCGGAGCTTCGGAAGATGAGGATCCATCGCCAAAAATACAGCCGAGGATTTTCAATGGGAAAGAAACGGGCAGCGGTACCCTTGGCGGCTTCGGTGTCCAGTTATTCTACCTGAAGAAGCTCATCTGCTCGGGCACGATCCTGTCAACGCGACACATTCTGACGGCTGCCCACTGCTTTGACGTAGGGAACCCACAGTGGTTCcatgtggtggcaggctacacGAACCAGTACGAGGGCCACACGAAGACCTCAATTAAGAACGTTCTCATAAAGATCAAGATCCATCCCGAATATCAGAAAGTTAAGTTCATAGCCGACTTGGCCGTGGGCAAGACTCTCTTACCGTTAAAGAGCAATCGCATTGGCTATGCCAAGGTCTGTAACTCCCAGCTCTATCCTAGGGAGTTTGTAACCGTCGCCGGCTTTGGCATCGATGGCCGATCCGGGCTCGGAGTCCGCAATAGACTGCACACCATGCGAGTGCCAATCGTGGATAGAATGGCCTGCGAGCGCAGCATTGGCCGCACCCTTCCGCCTAACGTGATCTGCGCCGGCGGCTATGACCATCGCACCCTCTGCGACGGCGACTCTGGCGGGCCCCTGCTACTCATGGAGGAGGTGTGCGGCATCAGCTCCTGGACGTATCAGTGCGGGGAGTCCGACAAGCCCGACGTCTACATGAGTGTCAAGTTCTATGCACAGTTTATCAAAGAAACAATGCAACAATTGGGCTACTAA